The genome window CCGTACCGGTGATCTGCAGCAGGTCATCGCCGGAATCCATGCAGCCGGGGATGCCGGTTTCCAGCACAGCAAGCTCAACGTGGTGGTGATGAAAGGCCGCAATGACGACGAAGTGCCGGCACTGGTCGACTTCGCCGTGGCCAACCAGCTGGATATCAGCTTTATCGAGGAAATGCCGCTGGGAGCCATCAGCGAGCACAGCCGTGCCGAAGCTTTCTGCTCCAGTGACGAAGTGCGTGCCCTGATCGAGCAGCGCTACGATCTGGTCGAGTCTGCCGAATCCACCCAGGGCCCGTCGCGCTACTGGCGCATTCCCGGGGTGGACAGCACGCGCATCGGCTTCATTTCGCCGCACAGCCACAATTTCTGCGGCAGCTGCAACCGTGTGCGGCTGACGGTGGAAGGTCGTCTTCTGCTGTGTCTGGGCAACGAGCACAGCCTTGATCTGAAGAGCATCCTGCGCCGTTATCCCGGTGAGCCGCAGCGCCTGCGCGACGCCATCCTTGGCGCCATGGCGCGCAAGCCCTGGGGCCACGACTTTCAGCTCAATGATGAAGTGCAGGTGGTGCGCTTCATGAACATGACCGGCGGCTGAGTCATCGCTGCATCCGAGCGGGTGGTCAAAACCCGCAGGGTGCCAGTGCCGTCAGCGTTACTCTGCGGAATCCGCAGTGGATGTTGCTGGCGCGGTTGAAGCGTCAGCCGGCAGTTCAGGCTCTTCCGCCGCCTGGGTTTTTTTCAGGGCTTTTTCTGCCTTGGCTTTCTTCTTCTCGAGTTCCCGCTGGCGTTTTTCGTACTGGTAGTTTGGCTTGGCCATGGCAATTCTCCTTGAGTGAATGCCCCCACGATACAGCAGTTGCCGCCAGCGCCGTATTCGCGCCTTGTGAAAATTACACTGCGTATCGATCCGCTTGCACACAAACACCGGCCCACTACTGCAGCTGAATCAGTCAGCGGCAATCTGTTCCAGCCAGCCTGACGCATTGACCGCGAAGGAGCTCGCATGTCTGGCTCAGCTCTGGCTGCCTGGGGTAACCGGGGTGCGGGCCTGGCAAGGCTGCTCAAGTCGCCCTGCCCGCTTGACCGGGATCAAGCGGACATTCGCCAACCTGTCCTACGCTGGGCCTACCGGCAAGC of Pseudomonas pohangensis contains these proteins:
- the moaA gene encoding GTP 3',8-cyclase MoaA, with the protein product MGSMLQDGFGRQIDYLRMSVTDRCDFRCVYCMAEDMTFLPRQQVLGLEELYLLAEQFVDLGVKKIRLTGGEPLVRKGIVGLCERIASLPGLRELVLTTNGSQLTRYARDLHQAGVKRLNISLDSLDADKFRAITRTGDLQQVIAGIHAAGDAGFQHSKLNVVVMKGRNDDEVPALVDFAVANQLDISFIEEMPLGAISEHSRAEAFCSSDEVRALIEQRYDLVESAESTQGPSRYWRIPGVDSTRIGFISPHSHNFCGSCNRVRLTVEGRLLLCLGNEHSLDLKSILRRYPGEPQRLRDAILGAMARKPWGHDFQLNDEVQVVRFMNMTGG